One genomic region from Skermania piniformis encodes:
- a CDS encoding gamma carbonic anhydrase family protein has translation MRIRLGDDEPQVDESAWIAPTATLIGKVRIGPEVGIWYNAVLRAEMELITIGARSNIQDGCVLHVDPGFPLLLGTGVSVGHNAILHGCTVGDDVLIGMGATVLNGATIGAGSLIAANALIPQGAEIPPNSLVAGVPGKVRRELGDAERDTIKLNAAAYLYLREVHTGGVVLD, from the coding sequence ATGCGAATCAGACTCGGCGACGACGAGCCGCAAGTCGACGAGAGCGCGTGGATCGCGCCCACCGCGACTCTGATCGGCAAGGTACGGATCGGGCCGGAGGTGGGAATCTGGTACAATGCGGTGTTACGCGCCGAAATGGAGCTGATCACGATCGGCGCGCGCAGCAACATCCAGGATGGCTGCGTGTTGCACGTCGACCCCGGTTTTCCGCTGCTGCTGGGTACCGGGGTTTCGGTAGGCCACAACGCGATCCTGCACGGCTGCACCGTCGGTGACGACGTGCTGATCGGGATGGGAGCCACCGTGCTCAACGGCGCGACGATCGGCGCCGGCAGCCTGATCGCCGCCAACGCGCTGATCCCCCAAGGTGCCGAGATTCCGCCGAACTCGCTGGTCGCGGGAGTGCCCGGGAAGGTCCGCCGGGAGCTCGGCGATGCCGAGCGGGACACCATCAAGCTGAACGCCGCGGCCTACCTGTACCTCCGCGAGGTACACACCGGCGGGGTCGTGCTCGACTGA
- a CDS encoding Nif3-like dinuclear metal center hexameric protein, translating into MTIRLADLIDVLDCAYPPHLAAEWDAVGLVCGDPDQPVSRVLLAVDPTAAVVDEALAWGAHALVAHHPLLLRGVTTVAMHTPKGALLHRLIRGGCALFTAHTNADSADPGVSDALADVLGLTVGGPIAPTAPGADTGIGRIGTLPAPESLRAFTERVVAALPATVWGVRAAGDPDLPVRRVAVSGGAGDSLLGAVGRLGVDAYLTADLRHHPADEHLRAGGPALIDVAHWASEFPWCAQAAGVLEQRLPGLAVRVSAMRTDPWSLGSTVEPYAVSEPGEQ; encoded by the coding sequence GTGACCATCCGACTTGCCGACCTGATCGACGTACTCGACTGCGCTTATCCGCCGCACCTGGCCGCGGAGTGGGACGCGGTCGGTTTGGTCTGCGGTGATCCGGATCAGCCGGTGTCGCGGGTGCTGCTCGCCGTCGACCCGACCGCCGCGGTGGTCGATGAGGCGCTGGCTTGGGGTGCGCACGCACTCGTCGCACACCACCCGTTGCTGCTGCGCGGGGTGACCACCGTCGCCATGCACACGCCGAAGGGCGCGTTGCTGCACCGGTTGATCCGCGGTGGGTGCGCGCTGTTCACCGCGCACACCAACGCCGACTCGGCCGATCCGGGGGTATCCGACGCGCTGGCCGACGTGCTCGGCCTCACCGTCGGCGGACCGATCGCGCCCACCGCGCCGGGCGCCGACACCGGAATCGGCCGGATCGGGACGCTGCCGGCACCGGAGTCGTTGCGCGCGTTCACCGAACGGGTTGTCGCGGCGCTGCCGGCCACCGTGTGGGGGGTGCGTGCCGCGGGCGATCCGGACCTGCCGGTGCGCCGCGTGGCCGTGTCCGGTGGAGCGGGGGATTCGCTGCTCGGCGCGGTCGGCCGGCTCGGCGTGGATGCGTACCTGACGGCCGACCTGCGGCATCATCCGGCCGACGAGCACCTGCGGGCGGGCGGTCCGGCGTTGATCGACGTCGCGCATTGGGCCAGCGAGTTTCCCTGGTGCGCGCAGGCGGCGGGAGTGCTGGAGCAGCGGCTGCCCGGTCTGGCCGTGCGGGTGTCGGCGATGCGAACCGACCCCTGGTCGCTCGGGAGTACCGTGGAGCCTTACGCCGTTTCCGAGCCAGGAGAGCAGTGA
- the cobC gene encoding Rv2231c family pyridoxal phosphate-dependent protein CobC — translation MDESDLDRLRYHGDQATGPDLLDFAVNVAAAGPPPWLRDRLAARLHTLGAYPSAAEDRETREVVAARHGRHPDEILLLAGGAEGFALLPRLAPRLTAMIHPSFTEPEFALREAGLPVARVLLEPPYRLAGARVPDAADLVVLGNPTNPTSVLHPAADVLALRRPGRLILVDEAFADTVPGEPESVAGRRLPDVLVLRSLTKTWSLAGLRCGYLIGPVGLLDRLRVGRAHWPLGSLQLAAIRACSEPVAVVEAAGWAVTLAAHRAAMADRLVAAGAAVHLPAAASFLLLHLPDAERVREQLRTQGIAVRRGDTFPGLGRSHLRVAVRPPDQVDALLAALDRIRAYADRS, via the coding sequence GTGGACGAATCGGATCTCGACCGCCTCCGGTATCACGGCGACCAGGCGACCGGGCCCGACCTGCTCGACTTCGCGGTCAACGTCGCGGCCGCCGGGCCGCCGCCCTGGCTCCGGGACCGGCTCGCGGCCCGTTTGCACACGCTGGGCGCCTATCCGTCGGCCGCCGAGGACCGGGAAACCCGCGAGGTGGTCGCTGCACGACACGGCCGACACCCGGACGAGATCCTGCTGTTGGCCGGCGGCGCCGAAGGATTCGCTCTGCTTCCTCGGCTGGCGCCGCGGCTGACGGCGATGATCCACCCATCGTTCACCGAACCCGAGTTCGCGCTGCGCGAAGCCGGCCTCCCGGTGGCCCGGGTGTTGCTCGAGCCGCCGTATCGGTTGGCCGGGGCGCGCGTGCCCGATGCCGCGGACCTGGTGGTGCTGGGCAACCCGACGAACCCGACCTCGGTGCTGCACCCGGCTGCGGACGTCCTGGCGCTGCGCCGACCCGGCCGGCTCATCCTGGTGGACGAGGCGTTTGCCGACACCGTGCCGGGTGAGCCGGAGTCGGTGGCCGGGCGAAGACTGCCGGACGTGTTGGTGCTGCGCAGCCTGACCAAGACCTGGTCGTTGGCGGGGCTGCGCTGTGGCTACCTGATCGGGCCGGTCGGGTTGCTCGATCGGTTGCGGGTCGGGCGCGCGCACTGGCCGCTCGGGTCGTTGCAGTTGGCAGCGATTCGGGCATGTAGCGAGCCGGTAGCGGTCGTCGAGGCGGCCGGATGGGCGGTCACGCTGGCCGCGCATCGTGCCGCGATGGCAGACCGGCTCGTCGCGGCCGGGGCGGCCGTGCACCTGCCGGCGGCCGCCTCGTTCCTGCTGCTCCACCTGCCCGACGCGGAACGGGTTCGTGAGCAGTTGCGCACGCAGGGGATTGCGGTCCGACGTGGTGACACGTTCCCCGGGCTCGGCCGGTCCCACCTGCGGGTCGCGGTCCGCCCGCCCGATCAGGTGGATGCGCTGCTGGCCGCACTGGACCGGATTCGCGCCTACGCTGACCGGTCGTGA
- a CDS encoding zinc ribbon domain-containing protein — translation MNVEPQIQLRLLELAALDTESAQISHRRRVLPEQQEVTRLEGERNRYRDAAATVEIAIEDLDRDIRKLEDEVDSVRQREERDRAMLQAGTVAAKQLTDLQHELGALERRQSTLEDDLLDVMERREAADADHQHAGAQLSRAEADLTDATRLRDEAVADLDVAENRCRTGRDEIVTIFPTELLDRYERQRERHGIGAALLRARRCGACRIELDRGELARIAKTAPDVVVTCPECGAIMVRTAESGL, via the coding sequence GTGAACGTCGAACCCCAGATTCAGCTTCGGTTACTCGAGCTGGCCGCGCTGGACACCGAATCGGCCCAGATATCGCATCGCCGCCGGGTGTTGCCGGAGCAGCAAGAGGTGACCCGGCTGGAGGGTGAGCGGAACAGATACCGCGACGCCGCCGCCACCGTCGAGATCGCAATCGAGGACCTCGACCGGGACATCCGAAAGCTGGAGGACGAGGTCGATTCGGTCCGGCAACGCGAGGAGCGCGACCGGGCGATGTTGCAGGCGGGGACGGTGGCCGCGAAACAGTTGACCGACCTGCAGCACGAGCTGGGTGCACTGGAGCGACGGCAATCGACGCTGGAAGACGACCTCCTGGACGTCATGGAACGGCGCGAGGCGGCCGACGCCGATCATCAGCACGCCGGGGCGCAGCTGAGCCGGGCCGAGGCCGACCTGACCGACGCCACCCGGCTGCGCGACGAGGCGGTGGCCGACCTCGATGTGGCGGAGAACCGTTGTCGCACCGGCCGAGACGAGATAGTGACGATTTTTCCGACAGAGCTGTTGGATCGCTACGAACGGCAACGTGAGCGGCACGGTATCGGAGCCGCGTTGTTACGTGCCCGCCGGTGCGGGGCGTGTCGGATCGAGCTGGATCGCGGCGAGCTGGCGCGGATCGCCAAGACCGCGCCGGACGTGGTGGTGACCTGCCCCGAGTGCGGCGCGATCATGGTCCGCACCGCCGAATCCGGCCTGTGA
- a CDS encoding acyl-CoA dehydrogenase family protein, giving the protein MSSTSRSRWLTDELDALRDLVRGFFAKEIAPHSERFIEQHHVDRDLWTKAGDLGLLCMSVPEQYGGGGGTFAHEAVLLEEQARAGDSSWGVSLHNGIVAHYLLAYGTEEQKQAWLPKMASGEVVGAIAMTEPGTGSDLQNVQTKAIREGDEYVINGAKTFITNGGQADLIIVVVKTDVHEAASGISLVLVEANRPGYRVGRLLDKLGQRGQDTAELFFDDVRVPTSNLLGTAEGQGFIQLMQQLPQERLIIAVTSVAGMESMLATTIAYTKDRQAFGRPIFGFQNTKFKLAEAATDAKIARVFVDDCIERHLQGELDIPTVAMAKWWTTERATVLADECLQLHGGYGYMTEYPIARAWVDQRVQKIYAGTNEIMKEIIARSL; this is encoded by the coding sequence ATGTCGAGCACCTCTCGTTCCCGATGGCTGACCGACGAGTTGGATGCGTTGCGTGATCTGGTTCGCGGCTTCTTCGCCAAGGAGATTGCGCCGCACAGCGAGCGGTTCATCGAGCAGCACCACGTCGATCGTGATCTGTGGACCAAGGCCGGTGACCTGGGCCTTTTGTGCATGTCCGTCCCCGAGCAGTACGGCGGTGGCGGTGGCACGTTCGCCCACGAGGCGGTGCTGTTGGAGGAGCAGGCCCGCGCCGGAGACAGCTCGTGGGGGGTGAGCCTGCACAACGGCATCGTCGCGCACTATCTGTTGGCCTACGGCACGGAGGAGCAGAAGCAGGCCTGGCTGCCGAAGATGGCGTCCGGTGAGGTGGTCGGAGCGATTGCGATGACCGAGCCGGGCACCGGATCGGATCTGCAGAACGTGCAGACCAAGGCGATCCGCGAGGGCGACGAGTACGTGATCAACGGCGCCAAGACGTTCATCACCAACGGTGGGCAGGCCGATCTGATCATCGTGGTGGTCAAGACCGACGTGCACGAAGCAGCGAGCGGGATCTCGCTGGTCCTGGTGGAGGCGAACCGCCCGGGCTACCGCGTCGGCCGCCTGCTGGACAAGTTGGGCCAGCGGGGCCAGGACACCGCCGAGCTGTTTTTCGACGACGTTCGGGTGCCGACCTCGAACCTGCTCGGCACCGCCGAAGGGCAGGGTTTCATTCAGCTCATGCAACAGCTCCCGCAGGAGCGGCTGATCATCGCAGTCACCTCGGTCGCCGGAATGGAATCCATGTTGGCGACCACGATCGCCTATACGAAGGATCGGCAGGCTTTCGGACGACCGATCTTCGGCTTCCAGAACACCAAGTTCAAGTTGGCCGAGGCGGCGACCGACGCGAAGATCGCCCGGGTGTTCGTCGACGACTGCATCGAGCGGCATCTGCAGGGCGAGTTGGACATTCCGACGGTGGCCATGGCCAAATGGTGGACCACCGAACGGGCGACGGTACTCGCCGACGAATGCCTGCAGCTCCACGGTGGCTACGGCTATATGACCGAGTACCCGATCGCCCGAGCGTGGGTCGATCAGCGCGTGCAGAAGATCTATGCCGGCACCAACGAAATCATGAAAGAGATCATCGCGCGATCGTTGTAG
- a CDS encoding DUF1697 domain-containing protein, which translates to MADLRDTLTAAGLADVRTVLASGNAVFASSDIDRTELKARIEEALRDTFGYPAWIVLRDLDQVRAIVDGYPFPERDERQPYVLLAADPASLAELAEAAPELDPAVEQIRLGDDVLYWEVLRGRTLTSAFGKASANRKYKSTVTNRNLRTLRKILA; encoded by the coding sequence ATGGCCGACCTGCGCGACACCCTCACCGCCGCCGGACTGGCCGACGTGCGCACCGTACTCGCCTCCGGAAATGCCGTGTTCGCCAGCAGCGACATCGATCGGACCGAGCTCAAGGCGCGGATCGAGGAGGCGCTGCGGGACACGTTCGGCTACCCGGCGTGGATCGTGCTGCGCGACCTGGACCAGGTGCGGGCGATCGTGGACGGCTACCCGTTCCCCGAGCGGGACGAGCGGCAGCCGTACGTGCTGCTCGCCGCCGACCCCGCGAGCCTGGCCGAGTTGGCCGAGGCAGCGCCCGAGCTGGACCCGGCGGTGGAGCAGATCCGCCTGGGTGACGATGTCCTGTACTGGGAAGTGCTCCGCGGCCGGACCCTGACCAGTGCCTTCGGCAAAGCGTCGGCCAACCGGAAGTACAAATCGACGGTGACCAACCGCAACCTGCGCACGCTGCGAAAGATACTGGCCTGA
- a CDS encoding bifunctional RNase H/acid phosphatase — MKVIVEADGGSRGNPGTAGYGAVVFAADHATVLAERFAGIGVATNNVAEYRGLIAGLTAAADVGGTEVQVRMDSKLVVEQMSGRWKVKHPDMIPLHGQAAELARGFDRVRYEWIPRARNAHADRLANAAMDGTEQPAVEAAGAGPAAVAQPAAPPPPGWTGARGPATRLLLLRHGQTPLSIERRYSGRGNPELTELGREQAGRAAQRLAGKGGIAAIVSSPLGRAQATATAAGAALGLPVTVLDDLTETDFGEWEGLTFTEAAQRDPDLHRRWLADSAVPAPGGESFAQVRQRVSAVRDDLLAAYPGQNVLVVSHVTPIKTLLQLALDVGPTLLYRLHLDLASLSIAEFYPDGGTSVRLVNDTGHLD; from the coding sequence GTGAAGGTCATCGTCGAGGCCGACGGCGGGTCACGGGGAAACCCGGGCACGGCCGGCTACGGCGCGGTGGTGTTCGCCGCCGACCATGCCACCGTGCTGGCCGAGCGGTTCGCCGGTATCGGCGTCGCGACGAACAACGTGGCCGAATATCGCGGGCTGATCGCCGGATTGACGGCCGCTGCGGACGTAGGTGGCACCGAGGTGCAGGTCCGGATGGACTCCAAGCTGGTCGTCGAGCAGATGTCCGGACGCTGGAAGGTGAAGCATCCGGACATGATTCCGCTGCATGGGCAAGCGGCTGAGCTGGCCCGCGGGTTCGACCGGGTGCGGTACGAGTGGATTCCCCGGGCGCGCAACGCTCATGCCGATCGGCTGGCCAACGCCGCGATGGACGGCACCGAGCAGCCGGCCGTGGAAGCGGCGGGCGCCGGCCCGGCCGCCGTCGCCCAGCCGGCCGCGCCGCCGCCGCCCGGCTGGACCGGGGCACGCGGGCCGGCGACCCGACTGCTGTTGTTGCGGCACGGGCAAACTCCACTGTCGATCGAGCGGCGCTACTCCGGCCGGGGCAACCCGGAGCTGACCGAACTGGGCCGGGAACAGGCCGGTCGCGCAGCGCAACGGCTGGCCGGCAAGGGCGGGATTGCCGCAATCGTGTCGTCGCCGCTGGGCCGGGCTCAGGCCACCGCCACCGCCGCCGGTGCGGCGCTGGGCCTGCCGGTGACGGTGCTCGACGACCTGACCGAGACCGACTTCGGTGAGTGGGAGGGGTTGACGTTCACCGAAGCGGCGCAGCGTGATCCGGATCTGCACCGGCGTTGGCTGGCCGATTCGGCGGTGCCGGCGCCGGGCGGCGAAAGCTTCGCCCAGGTGCGGCAACGGGTCTCCGCCGTCCGGGACGACCTGCTAGCCGCCTACCCGGGGCAGAACGTGCTGGTGGTCAGCCACGTGACCCCGATCAAGACGCTGCTGCAGCTGGCGCTGGACGTCGGCCCGACGCTGCTGTACCGGTTGCATCTGGACCTTGCGTCGTTGTCGATCGCCGAGTTCTATCCCGACGGCGGGACGTCGGTGCGGTTGGTCAACGACACCGGCCACCTGGACTGA
- a CDS encoding cobalamin biosynthesis protein → MGVAAGLLLGYAADRLFGDPRRGHPVAGFGSVAAVLERRSYRDSRSAGALHTGLLVGAVVGIGGLAGRGGTLAVAAGTWTVLGGASLATTGEQMATLLAAGDPAAARAVLPTLCGRDPAGLDADGLARAALESVAENTSDAAVAPLLWGAVAGLPGLLGYRAVNTLDAMIGYRNVRYRRFGWAAARTDDVANYLPARVTGLLTVVLAPLVGGRSAAAWSAWRADAADHPSPNAGVVEAATAGALAVQLGGRTEYPHGVELRPLLGSGPPPHAADLRRAVRLSRLVQLAAVVGSAGLAVAVRQLGFGGRRR, encoded by the coding sequence GTGGGAGTCGCCGCCGGTCTGTTGCTGGGCTACGCCGCGGATCGGCTGTTCGGCGATCCGCGGCGTGGGCATCCGGTCGCCGGATTCGGTTCGGTCGCGGCGGTGCTGGAACGCCGGAGCTATCGCGACAGCAGATCGGCGGGGGCGCTGCACACGGGGCTGCTGGTCGGTGCGGTCGTCGGGATCGGTGGCCTGGCCGGTCGGGGCGGAACCCTCGCGGTGGCGGCCGGCACCTGGACGGTGCTCGGCGGAGCCAGCCTCGCCACCACCGGTGAACAGATGGCAACGCTGCTCGCGGCCGGCGATCCGGCCGCCGCCCGGGCAGTGCTGCCCACGCTATGCGGCCGGGACCCGGCTGGGTTGGACGCTGACGGCCTGGCCCGGGCCGCGTTGGAATCCGTCGCCGAGAACACCTCCGACGCCGCGGTCGCGCCACTGCTCTGGGGCGCCGTCGCGGGGCTTCCCGGGCTACTCGGCTACCGCGCGGTGAACACGCTCGATGCGATGATCGGCTACCGCAACGTCCGCTACCGGCGGTTCGGCTGGGCCGCAGCCCGCACCGACGACGTGGCGAATTACCTGCCGGCCCGGGTCACCGGCTTGCTCACGGTCGTGCTGGCGCCGCTGGTCGGTGGCCGGTCGGCGGCGGCGTGGTCGGCGTGGCGGGCGGACGCCGCGGACCATCCGAGCCCGAACGCCGGTGTGGTCGAAGCCGCAACGGCTGGTGCGTTGGCGGTGCAGCTGGGCGGCCGCACCGAGTATCCACACGGTGTGGAACTACGCCCGCTGCTCGGCTCGGGGCCGCCCCCGCACGCCGCCGACCTGCGCCGGGCGGTCCGGCTGTCCAGGCTGGTGCAGCTCGCCGCAGTGGTGGGGTCAGCGGGACTTGCCGTAGCGGTCCGCCAGCTTGGCTTCGGTGGTCGGCGGCGCTGA
- a CDS encoding HNH endonuclease signature motif containing protein, with amino-acid sequence MTAASVFTPGTGFGAGSARMVLAGLRAARAEAERVAVQQAELTVEWCRWHAPVGDTEVDRFGVGWVTPGGPGSPEVDESAVAELATALRYSTDSGMSYVGAVLEVCYRLPRLWERVRNGQTPWWRARRIADATIGLSPEAAAFVDERLAAYAGTVSWAQLDRLIDEARILADPEAAEQELNADTRKVEIDTRTVSLTGTVRIEGELDLLDARDLDHALSDIAEDLAACGSTDSLDARRSTALGELARRQPGLPFDAPEPTPAALDRRAPRDVQLHVHISADQLTGSGGPLGRVDSSSPTPASIEAIRAWCGSPDAKVTVRPVLDLAEHVQTDAYQIPDRLREQVVQTSNTCVFPYCNRPARGCDLDHTHPHDRGGPTSSDNLAPLCRKHHRLKGNRGWHYQRLTRGAYLWTTPAGGTYLRDGTGTTDLTPPGKPPPRAPDSPMPHRAGQPPPIPDDEPPPF; translated from the coding sequence ATGACCGCAGCCAGTGTTTTTACTCCCGGAACCGGGTTTGGTGCTGGTTCTGCGCGGATGGTGTTGGCGGGGTTGCGGGCGGCGCGGGCCGAGGCGGAGCGGGTCGCGGTGCAGCAGGCCGAGTTGACGGTCGAGTGGTGTCGCTGGCACGCCCCGGTGGGTGACACCGAGGTGGATCGGTTCGGGGTCGGGTGGGTCACTCCGGGCGGGCCCGGTTCGCCGGAGGTCGACGAATCCGCGGTTGCCGAGCTCGCTACCGCGTTGCGGTATTCCACCGATTCGGGAATGTCGTATGTCGGGGCGGTGCTCGAAGTTTGTTACCGGTTGCCCCGACTCTGGGAACGCGTCCGGAACGGGCAGACACCATGGTGGCGGGCCCGGCGGATCGCCGATGCCACTATCGGCTTGTCGCCGGAAGCGGCCGCGTTCGTCGATGAGCGGCTCGCGGCGTACGCGGGGACGGTGTCGTGGGCGCAGCTGGATCGGTTGATCGACGAAGCCCGCATCCTCGCCGACCCCGAGGCTGCGGAGCAGGAATTGAATGCCGATACCCGGAAGGTGGAGATCGACACCCGCACCGTGAGTCTGACCGGCACGGTCCGGATCGAGGGCGAACTCGATCTGCTCGACGCCCGCGATCTCGATCACGCGTTGTCCGATATCGCCGAGGATCTCGCCGCCTGTGGCAGCACCGATTCGCTGGATGCGCGGCGCTCGACCGCGTTGGGTGAACTCGCCCGCCGGCAACCCGGATTGCCGTTCGACGCACCAGAACCCACACCGGCTGCGTTGGATCGCCGCGCCCCGCGTGATGTTCAGTTGCATGTACATATCAGCGCTGATCAGCTCACCGGTTCCGGTGGCCCCCTGGGCCGGGTCGACTCTTCGTCACCGACCCCGGCGAGTATCGAGGCGATCCGTGCTTGGTGTGGCAGCCCGGACGCGAAGGTGACGGTGCGCCCGGTGCTGGACCTGGCCGAACACGTCCAGACCGACGCATATCAGATTCCGGACCGGCTCCGCGAACAGGTCGTGCAGACCAGCAACACGTGCGTGTTCCCGTACTGCAACCGCCCCGCCCGTGGCTGCGACCTCGACCACACCCACCCGCATGACCGGGGCGGACCCACCAGCAGCGACAACCTCGCCCCACTCTGCCGAAAACACCACCGGCTCAAAGGAAACCGCGGCTGGCACTACCAACGGCTCACCCGCGGTGCTTATCTCTGGACCACCCCGGCCGGCGGAACCTACCTGCGCGACGGCACCGGCACCACCGACCTCACCCCACCCGGCAAACCCCCACCCCGGGCACCGGATTCCCCGATGCCCCACCGAGCGGGCCAGCCGCCACCCATACCCGACGACGAACCCCCACCCTTCTGA
- a CDS encoding SURF1 family protein — protein sequence MRRLRFLLRPGWIMLAILVGVFAYLCFSVLAPWQLHKNSRTEHRNDLIARSVDADPASVGDLLGTGSFAEDDEWRRVNARGSYVPGSTVLVRLRSVNGDPAFEVLNAFRLDDGRILLVDRGYARAVESSRPPPITDPPTGPRTLQARIRQSEGVMNDKPPAELDGYRQVYSIDSGQVGGLLGLALVDGYLQLEPDQPGSYEPIPLPQLDAGPYLSYGLQWLAFGIMAPLGLAYFIRAEILERRKSRIPSAPGAADGSAPPTTEAKLADRYGKSR from the coding sequence GTGCGACGGCTGCGGTTTCTGCTTCGGCCCGGCTGGATCATGCTGGCGATCCTGGTCGGTGTGTTCGCCTACCTCTGCTTCAGCGTGCTGGCGCCCTGGCAGCTTCACAAGAACTCCCGTACCGAACATCGCAACGATCTGATCGCCCGCTCGGTCGACGCGGACCCGGCCTCGGTCGGCGATCTACTCGGCACCGGCTCGTTCGCCGAGGACGACGAGTGGCGCCGGGTGAACGCCCGCGGGAGCTACGTTCCCGGCTCGACGGTGTTGGTTCGACTGCGTTCGGTGAACGGCGATCCCGCATTCGAGGTGCTGAATGCTTTTCGACTGGACGACGGCCGCATCCTGCTGGTCGATCGCGGATACGCACGCGCCGTCGAAAGCAGCCGGCCGCCGCCGATCACCGACCCGCCGACCGGGCCTCGCACACTGCAAGCGCGAATCCGGCAATCCGAAGGCGTGATGAACGACAAGCCGCCGGCCGAACTGGACGGCTATCGACAGGTGTACTCGATCGATTCCGGCCAGGTAGGCGGGCTGCTGGGGCTGGCGCTGGTCGATGGCTATCTGCAGTTGGAGCCGGATCAGCCCGGCAGCTACGAGCCGATTCCCCTCCCCCAACTCGACGCCGGCCCGTATCTGTCCTACGGCCTGCAATGGCTCGCGTTCGGCATCATGGCGCCGCTCGGACTTGCCTACTTCATCCGGGCGGAGATTCTGGAACGCCGCAAGTCGCGCATCCCGTCGGCCCCGGGAGCGGCCGACGGGTCAGCGCCGCCGACCACCGAAGCCAAGCTGGCGGACCGCTACGGCAAGTCCCGCTGA
- a CDS encoding low molecular weight protein-tyrosine-phosphatase: MAELIVADHLDRAGLAERVRVSSAGTGAWHVGEPADPRTVAVLRRHGYPSEHSAAAVDDDHLSADLLIPLDAGHDRALGRLGVPEERRRLLRSFDPDADGGDVPDPYYGPDAGFELVRKQIEAAVPGIVIWVQRKLEQP, from the coding sequence ATGGCCGAGCTGATCGTCGCCGACCACCTGGATCGGGCCGGCCTGGCCGAGCGGGTGCGGGTGTCGAGCGCCGGGACCGGCGCGTGGCATGTCGGGGAGCCCGCCGACCCGCGCACCGTCGCGGTGTTGCGCCGACACGGCTATCCCAGCGAGCACTCCGCCGCCGCCGTGGACGACGATCACCTGTCCGCGGATCTGCTGATCCCGCTCGATGCGGGCCACGATCGGGCTCTCGGCCGACTGGGCGTGCCCGAGGAGCGGCGCCGATTGCTCCGAAGTTTCGACCCGGACGCCGACGGCGGTGACGTGCCCGATCCCTACTACGGCCCGGACGCCGGGTTCGAGCTGGTCCGGAAACAGATCGAAGCTGCCGTTCCGGGCATCGTGATCTGGGTACAGCGGAAACTGGAGCAGCCATGA